A single genomic interval of Syntrophobotulus glycolicus DSM 8271 harbors:
- a CDS encoding alkaline phosphatase: MRKLSKTFFLILVSALLIGNLSAGGQAVAAEPAQAAPQAVIFPVDKASILAGSIFDLKVELNHIPSAPTEFDVRVQGTNAETFFNQTASTGATTKDGPYKMWKDVTFKAPAGNYTVSVSARGEGWTLSKEVQYNVVKAEAGKAKNVILVIGDGLALPMRTAARMVSKNLTEGKYNGLLEMDNMDEVTLVTTSGLNSVVTDSANSAHAYATGHKTSNNAMGVYTFDPNDKNQVPPKVENIIELAKKAGKATGIVSTAEITDATPSAMFVHVPQRSNMQEIANQMFYPAQRPDVILGGGAQWFWPKSVAGSKRADERDLIGDFESQGYQFAGNAQELNNVDASKTNQLLGLFHNTTMNVYIDKAIEKNPNVLKNYPDQPMLWDMTQKSLDILSKNKNGFFLMVEGASIDKQEHVMDWERAVWDTIEMDKAVGVAKDFADKNGDTLVIVVADHSHSVSVYGTVDYSKSGRDAVRVYEKAAWPTYKDNDGDGFPDTGKDENGDGKFDQVVSTDISLAIGWGNHPDYIEDFKYSSVPISPAITVDGKAAANTEGSAPGGYLIAGNLPVTDTQEVHSADDIPLTAYGTGSEYFDKAIMDNTEVFFGIINALGLDPTKFSR; this comes from the coding sequence ATGAGAAAGCTCTCAAAAACGTTTTTCCTTATCCTGGTTTCGGCCTTGCTGATCGGCAACTTGTCTGCCGGCGGACAGGCCGTTGCCGCGGAACCGGCTCAGGCCGCTCCCCAGGCGGTTATCTTTCCCGTCGATAAGGCCAGTATTTTGGCCGGCAGCATTTTCGACTTAAAGGTGGAACTCAATCATATTCCCAGTGCTCCCACCGAATTTGATGTACGGGTACAAGGCACAAACGCGGAAACCTTCTTTAATCAGACGGCAAGCACGGGAGCCACCACCAAGGATGGCCCGTATAAGATGTGGAAGGATGTTACCTTCAAAGCACCGGCCGGCAATTACACAGTGTCGGTCAGTGCCCGGGGTGAAGGCTGGACGCTTTCCAAAGAAGTTCAGTACAATGTTGTAAAAGCTGAAGCCGGGAAAGCAAAAAATGTTATTTTAGTCATTGGCGATGGCCTGGCTCTTCCCATGAGAACCGCCGCCAGAATGGTGTCTAAGAATCTCACTGAAGGCAAATACAACGGCTTGCTGGAAATGGACAATATGGATGAAGTGACGCTTGTGACAACCTCCGGTCTCAATTCTGTGGTGACCGACTCAGCCAACAGCGCGCATGCTTATGCTACAGGGCATAAGACTTCCAATAACGCCATGGGCGTTTACACTTTTGACCCCAATGATAAGAACCAGGTTCCCCCCAAGGTGGAAAACATTATCGAACTGGCCAAAAAGGCGGGGAAAGCCACAGGAATCGTCTCCACCGCGGAAATTACCGACGCCACCCCCTCCGCCATGTTTGTCCACGTTCCCCAGCGTTCCAATATGCAGGAAATAGCCAACCAGATGTTTTATCCTGCCCAACGTCCCGACGTTATTTTGGGCGGTGGAGCCCAGTGGTTCTGGCCCAAATCGGTAGCAGGCTCCAAACGGGCGGATGAAAGAGACTTAATCGGCGATTTTGAAAGTCAAGGCTACCAATTTGCAGGAAACGCTCAGGAACTGAATAATGTCGATGCCTCTAAAACCAATCAATTACTGGGCCTGTTCCACAATACCACGATGAACGTCTATATCGATAAGGCCATTGAGAAAAATCCCAATGTCCTGAAAAATTATCCCGATCAGCCCATGCTCTGGGATATGACGCAAAAATCCCTGGATATTTTGAGCAAAAATAAGAACGGATTTTTCCTGATGGTGGAAGGCGCCTCCATCGACAAGCAGGAGCATGTGATGGACTGGGAACGGGCCGTATGGGATACCATCGAAATGGATAAAGCCGTGGGCGTGGCCAAAGATTTTGCCGACAAAAATGGCGATACTCTGGTGATTGTGGTGGCAGACCATTCCCACTCCGTATCTGTATATGGCACGGTTGATTACAGCAAAAGCGGCAGAGATGCCGTCCGGGTCTATGAAAAAGCAGCCTGGCCTACTTATAAAGATAACGATGGCGACGGCTTTCCTGACACCGGTAAAGATGAAAACGGTGACGGCAAATTCGATCAGGTCGTATCCACCGATATCTCGCTTGCTATCGGCTGGGGCAACCATCCCGATTATATAGAAGATTTCAAGTATTCCTCCGTACCTATCTCTCCCGCTATCACCGTGGATGGCAAAGCGGCGGCCAACACGGAAGGCAGCGCACCCGGCGGTTATTTAATAGCGGGGAACCTGCCGGTCACGGACACCCAGGAAGTACATTCGGCTGACGATATCCCTTTGACGGCCTATGGCACGGGGTCCGAATACTTTGACAAGGCAATTATGGATAATACAGAGGTATTTTTCGGAATTATCAACGCTTTGGGCCTGGATCCCACCAAATTCAGCAGATAA
- a CDS encoding TetR/AcrR family transcriptional regulator → MKTGSKKHEIRKQELIEIATELFVEKGYEAVSVRDILNIVNGAQGMFYHYFKSKQDIYIAAMSQYIDRMIEERVSILNDEGVPFPEKRDHLRELLASSFADYLKIFGTGEDDSVESDAHRIRIFVEMLDKLHMPYANFILQGLRVGQIPKDTGINESNANIYALFVLYGIFGVLHNDTLNRKEPRGFGFKDIFPVIENIFFPHSGP, encoded by the coding sequence ATGAAGACAGGCAGCAAAAAGCACGAAATCAGGAAGCAAGAGCTTATAGAAATTGCGACTGAACTTTTCGTTGAGAAGGGTTATGAAGCCGTATCAGTGAGGGATATTTTAAATATCGTGAACGGTGCACAGGGCATGTTCTACCATTACTTCAAATCCAAGCAGGACATTTATATTGCCGCGATGAGTCAATATATTGACAGGATGATTGAAGAACGGGTAAGTATTTTAAATGATGAAGGAGTGCCCTTCCCTGAAAAACGAGATCATCTCCGGGAATTGCTGGCAAGCAGTTTTGCTGATTATTTGAAAATATTTGGAACAGGAGAAGACGACAGTGTGGAAAGCGATGCCCACCGGATACGGATTTTTGTCGAAATGCTCGACAAGCTTCATATGCCCTACGCAAATTTTATCTTGCAGGGATTGCGTGTGGGGCAAATCCCGAAGGATACAGGTATCAACGAGTCTAATGCTAATATTTATGCTCTTTTTGTGTTGTATGGTATATTCGGAGTACTGCACAATGATACGCTAAATCGCAAAGAACCTCGTGGCTTTGGATTCAAAGACATATTTCCGGTCATTGAAAACATCTTTTTCCCTCACTCTGGGCCATGA
- a CDS encoding ABC transporter ATP-binding protein has protein sequence MKKQARKRRGIARIIELSGEGDNKIVLCGILTSIGGLLQLFPFLSVYLVLAELLGHITDFSQLNRGYMIGWAISGVAGLVIGYVFMYAGGMAGHIAAYRIICGTRLKLAEHIGRLPMGYFNTNTIGKTKQILETELDHIERFVAHQIPDLINTVATLLVMFIIMFIMNVWLALMGLLPIILGFACEASMLVGKKAKPAIKERVDAAEEINASSIEYVRGMPSIKIFGQTVRSFQNFYNVILKFRDAAVHMAMMIRPGYVQFQTLIMSIGTFIIPVGLFLLTKNPDNISYAVTLTFFLVFAPGVTSPVFKLLNFVEEMTILSENVNRIDSILAYEPLKEQERGSKPSAYDIVFGDVSFSYSGPTEDGESVENTLSHISFTAPANQITALVGPSGSGKSTIAQLIPRFWDVQVGKITIGGVNIRDMEMDDLMNTLSFVFQDSFLFSDTLYHNIAMGKPGAAKDEVYAAAKAAQCDEFIRALPNGYDTLVGAGGVYLSGGEQQRVSVARAILKNAPILILDEATAYADPENEYEMQLALRELIAGKTVLVIAHRLATIQNADQILMIADGQVRERGKHQELLSQGGLYKRMWDTYTGSGTWRISRTSKEALA, from the coding sequence TTGAAGAAACAAGCAAGGAAAAGACGGGGAATCGCTCGGATTATTGAGCTTTCCGGCGAGGGTGATAACAAGATCGTACTATGCGGGATCTTGACCTCTATCGGCGGACTGCTACAGCTATTCCCCTTTTTGTCCGTCTATTTGGTTTTAGCGGAGCTACTCGGGCACATAACAGATTTTTCGCAACTGAATAGGGGTTATATGATCGGGTGGGCCATCTCAGGAGTTGCGGGACTTGTGATTGGATATGTGTTCATGTACGCGGGAGGCATGGCCGGCCATATTGCCGCCTACCGTATCATCTGCGGTACAAGGCTTAAATTGGCAGAACACATCGGCAGGCTTCCGATGGGCTATTTCAATACCAACACCATTGGAAAAACAAAACAGATCTTGGAAACGGAATTGGATCATATTGAACGGTTTGTCGCTCATCAGATACCGGACCTGATTAACACGGTGGCTACGCTTTTGGTGATGTTTATCATCATGTTCATAATGAATGTATGGCTGGCCCTGATGGGCCTGTTGCCTATTATCCTAGGCTTTGCCTGTGAAGCATCGATGCTGGTTGGAAAAAAGGCGAAACCGGCAATTAAGGAGCGTGTTGATGCCGCAGAGGAAATCAACGCGTCCTCTATTGAATATGTGCGCGGCATGCCCTCCATTAAGATATTTGGTCAAACCGTACGCTCCTTCCAAAATTTCTATAATGTGATTTTAAAATTCAGGGATGCCGCCGTTCATATGGCAATGATGATCCGCCCTGGATATGTTCAGTTTCAGACCCTCATTATGTCGATCGGAACATTCATTATCCCTGTCGGATTGTTCCTGCTGACGAAGAATCCGGACAACATTTCTTATGCCGTTACTTTGACATTTTTTCTGGTTTTTGCCCCCGGCGTCACTTCGCCGGTATTCAAGTTATTGAACTTTGTGGAAGAAATGACCATTCTTTCCGAGAACGTCAATCGTATTGATTCAATTTTAGCTTACGAGCCGTTGAAAGAACAGGAGCGTGGGAGTAAGCCTTCTGCTTATGACATTGTCTTTGGGGATGTCAGCTTCTCCTATTCGGGACCTACGGAGGATGGAGAATCCGTAGAAAACACGCTTTCCCATATCAGTTTCACTGCGCCGGCAAATCAGATTACCGCCTTGGTCGGGCCTTCCGGTTCCGGAAAATCCACCATCGCGCAACTCATTCCCCGTTTTTGGGATGTGCAGGTCGGAAAAATCACTATCGGCGGCGTCAATATCCGGGACATGGAAATGGACGACTTGATGAACACGCTCTCCTTTGTGTTTCAGGACAGTTTCCTTTTTTCCGATACGCTTTACCATAATATCGCCATGGGAAAACCGGGTGCAGCAAAGGATGAAGTCTACGCGGCGGCAAAGGCGGCTCAGTGTGATGAATTTATCCGGGCCTTGCCGAATGGTTATGATACGCTAGTGGGCGCCGGCGGGGTTTACCTTTCTGGTGGTGAACAGCAGCGCGTTTCCGTGGCGCGCGCAATCCTCAAAAATGCTCCCATTTTAATACTTGACGAAGCCACAGCTTATGCCGATCCCGAAAATGAGTATGAAATGCAACTTGCGCTGCGTGAGTTGATTGCGGGAAAAACCGTACTTGTGATTGCTCACCGACTTGCAACTATTCAGAATGCAGACCAAATTCTTATGATAGCAGACGGACAGGTTCGGGAAAGAGGTAAGCATCAGGAATTATTATCACAAGGCGGCCTGTACAAAAGAATGTGGGATACCTATACAGGAAGCGGAACATGGAGGATTTCCCGTACGAGCAAGGAGGCGTTGGCGTAA
- a CDS encoding ABC transporter ATP-binding protein — MKALHNISVGETKKLIKPVIWMSIVNFVNMIPFILIAVIVHLIFDYYSGAPVELSMLWKLWGGMVLCFALMYVCQNKAMVITFLDGYSAAADGRIRLAEHIRKLPMGYLTSKDSGELGNMMMVDFDQTERAMTHILPQLISSIVVSVISIFLLFFLDWRLSLATFAGLPIAVLVLWGVSGLERKINVRLSYARIKQSNRLQEYLTGMKEIKAYNLQGANFSAFREACEDYRDACIRAEGVIGPINLVSSVFLKAGLSLITITGVFLLLGGSLEISVLALFLIVGTRIFDPLTTVIMRLSELKSCHVSGKRVTALFEQPVMGGTDNLPESHDIRFEHVIFGYGNDKILDDVSIVMKEGEMTAIVGPSGSGKTTVLRLAARFYDPQSGKVLFGGKNEAEIDPEKLMSKISMVFQDVYLFKDTILNNIRYGRENATREEIEAAAKAARCYDFVVKLPQGFETMVGEGGSTLSGGEKQRLSIARAILKDAPVILLDEATSSLDPENEIEIQKAINHLVQGRTVIMIAHRLKTIAGADKIVVLDRGQVVEEGKHSDLLHKGGLYANLWQLQTQMSGWKIGRMQ; from the coding sequence ATGAAGGCGCTGCATAATATTTCAGTTGGTGAAACCAAAAAGCTTATCAAGCCGGTCATTTGGATGAGTATCGTCAACTTTGTGAATATGATACCGTTTATCCTGATCGCCGTTATCGTCCATCTTATTTTTGACTATTACAGCGGCGCACCTGTGGAATTGTCCATGCTGTGGAAATTATGGGGCGGCATGGTCCTGTGCTTTGCTCTCATGTATGTTTGCCAGAATAAAGCGATGGTCATAACCTTCCTGGACGGATACAGCGCCGCAGCCGATGGCCGTATTCGGCTGGCTGAACACATTCGTAAACTACCGATGGGCTACCTTACAAGTAAAGATTCTGGCGAGCTTGGCAATATGATGATGGTGGATTTTGACCAGACCGAACGTGCTATGACCCATATTCTGCCGCAGCTTATCAGCAGTATTGTGGTATCCGTTATATCGATCTTTTTATTGTTTTTTTTGGATTGGCGTCTATCTCTGGCGACATTTGCCGGATTGCCGATTGCAGTTTTAGTTTTGTGGGGTGTTTCCGGGCTGGAGCGGAAAATAAATGTACGGCTTTCGTACGCCAGGATAAAGCAGTCGAATCGCTTACAGGAATATCTGACCGGTATGAAGGAGATCAAAGCGTACAATTTGCAGGGTGCAAATTTCAGTGCGTTCAGGGAAGCCTGCGAGGACTATCGGGACGCCTGTATACGGGCCGAGGGAGTGATCGGCCCGATCAATCTGGTTTCATCGGTGTTTTTGAAAGCGGGACTTTCCTTAATTACAATTACCGGAGTCTTTCTTCTGCTTGGTGGCAGCCTGGAGATAAGTGTGCTTGCCCTCTTTTTGATCGTCGGCACACGCATTTTTGATCCGCTCACGACGGTCATTATGCGACTGTCGGAATTAAAATCTTGTCACGTCTCTGGAAAGCGTGTTACTGCTTTATTCGAACAGCCCGTTATGGGAGGAACAGACAATTTGCCTGAATCCCATGATATCCGTTTCGAGCATGTTATCTTCGGCTATGGAAACGACAAGATACTGGATGACGTAAGCATTGTAATGAAGGAAGGTGAAATGACCGCTATTGTCGGTCCGTCCGGCAGCGGAAAAACTACTGTTTTACGTCTGGCGGCCCGGTTCTACGACCCGCAGAGCGGAAAGGTGCTGTTCGGAGGGAAAAACGAGGCGGAGATCGATCCAGAAAAGCTGATGTCAAAAATATCGATGGTATTTCAGGATGTTTATTTGTTCAAAGATACCATTTTAAACAATATCCGCTATGGCAGGGAAAACGCTACGCGAGAGGAAATCGAAGCCGCCGCCAAGGCTGCCCGTTGCTACGATTTTGTGGTAAAACTCCCGCAGGGATTCGAGACGATGGTTGGTGAAGGCGGTTCCACGCTTTCCGGCGGAGAAAAACAGCGCCTTTCCATTGCACGGGCCATATTGAAGGATGCGCCGGTTATCCTACTGGATGAGGCGACTTCTTCCCTCGACCCGGAAAACGAAATTGAAATCCAGAAAGCAATTAATCATTTGGTACAAGGGCGTACGGTCATTATGATTGCGCACCGTCTGAAAACAATAGCCGGCGCGGATAAAATCGTTGTTCTGGACAGGGGGCAAGTTGTGGAGGAAGGAAAGCACTCTGATCTGCTCCATAAAGGCGGGCTATATGCCAATCTGTGGCAATTGCAAACACAAATGAGCGGTTGGAAGATTGGAAGAATGCAATAA
- a CDS encoding cell wall-binding repeat-containing protein has product MRTNKLLIILSICIILMQGFYCRSTVADTSSSSVNDIRISGNDRYQTAVEISENGWTTSDYVVLARGDDFADALCAGPLAQKYNGPILLTQSNALNPNTFAELQRLRAKHIIIVGGTGAVSPEVENELKTAGFNNIQRIFGSDRFQTSVMIARELNAGTKVALATGNDYPDALSISGIASKLGMPILLTGANSLDNNVLDYLWQHRGITQTYIIGGIGAISSAIEQIVPGPVRLSGQNRFETNIAVIRNFESIISFNKIYVATGNDFADALTGALLSAGSGSPLILVSKTLPISTSDYLKTKMTNASIVVLLGGGAAVNESVIKDIASIRNNIGKLPTGNSGNSGGGGRRGSTMYQVTFNTTPAFSEAQNMPAAQRVAAGGQAKSPSSAPTLAGYLFVDWYTDEELTTLFNFNTKITAATTIYAKFVPDFTGWSGTWNAMTSYFDDPELQEVFSQGAEVCSMSVEQLKTMYGALIGTDSASLVIDGNIIKFCSEKDGAGSAETITYTYVDEYTLVSDEELVWYEFEGSTDGEYKYLAITFPELQPL; this is encoded by the coding sequence ATGAGAACAAACAAACTTTTAATCATTTTGAGTATCTGCATAATCCTGATGCAAGGGTTTTACTGTCGCTCAACAGTTGCAGATACTAGTAGCTCCAGCGTGAACGACATAAGAATCTCAGGAAACGATAGATATCAAACAGCGGTTGAAATCTCAGAAAACGGCTGGACTACATCGGATTATGTTGTCTTAGCCAGGGGAGATGACTTTGCCGATGCTCTTTGTGCAGGACCATTAGCACAAAAATATAATGGTCCCATCCTATTGACTCAGTCGAATGCCTTAAATCCAAACACATTCGCTGAGCTGCAGCGATTACGGGCAAAACACATTATCATCGTTGGGGGCACAGGAGCCGTTTCTCCGGAGGTTGAAAATGAGTTGAAAACTGCCGGGTTTAATAATATCCAGCGTATTTTTGGTAGCGACAGGTTTCAAACGTCTGTTATGATTGCCCGGGAGTTGAATGCCGGCACTAAAGTAGCACTGGCCACCGGCAACGATTATCCCGACGCACTGTCTATCTCCGGTATTGCATCCAAATTGGGAATGCCCATACTTTTAACAGGTGCTAACAGCTTAGATAACAACGTATTGGATTATCTCTGGCAACACAGGGGGATTACCCAAACCTATATCATTGGTGGAATTGGGGCTATCAGCAGTGCTATAGAACAAATCGTGCCAGGCCCGGTAAGACTGAGCGGCCAAAACCGGTTTGAAACAAATATTGCGGTCATTAGGAACTTTGAAAGCATAATCAGCTTTAACAAGATCTATGTAGCCACAGGAAATGATTTTGCAGACGCACTCACAGGGGCGCTCTTATCAGCCGGGTCAGGTTCCCCGTTAATCCTAGTGAGCAAAACGTTGCCTATAAGTACTTCCGATTATCTGAAAACTAAAATGACAAATGCAAGTATAGTGGTCTTATTAGGAGGGGGAGCGGCTGTCAATGAAAGTGTTATAAAAGATATAGCATCCATAAGGAACAATATCGGTAAATTGCCTACCGGTAACAGCGGTAACAGTGGCGGCGGCGGACGCCGTGGTTCGACAATGTATCAAGTAACATTTAATACAACACCCGCATTTTCAGAAGCCCAAAATATGCCGGCAGCCCAAAGGGTTGCGGCAGGCGGTCAGGCAAAGAGCCCGAGCAGTGCCCCGACTCTTGCAGGATACCTGTTTGTGGATTGGTATACCGATGAGGAGCTGACAACTCTATTCAATTTCAACACGAAAATTACGGCGGCAACGACAATATATGCAAAATTTGTTCCCGACTTTACAGGCTGGTCAGGAACATGGAATGCCATGACAAGTTATTTCGATGACCCCGAATTGCAGGAAGTCTTTTCACAGGGTGCTGAAGTCTGCTCAATGTCGGTCGAACAGCTTAAGACAATGTATGGTGCGTTGATTGGTACGGATAGCGCGTCTTTGGTTATAGACGGCAATATAATCAAGTTTTGCTCTGAGAAAGACGGCGCTGGCTCGGCGGAGACAATCACATATACTTATGTTGATGAATACACGCTTGTTTCTGATGAAGAACTGGTGTGGTACGAGTTCGAGGGTAGTACGGACGGAGAATATAAATATCTCGCAATCACTTTTCCGGAGCTGCAACCTTTATAA
- a CDS encoding thioredoxin domain-containing protein, which translates to MSAAKNGVSNRLIHEKSPYLLQHAHNPVDWYPWGIEAFEKAAKENKPVFLSIGYSTCHWCHVMERESFEDKEVAEKLNKSFIAVKVDREERPDIDHTYMTFCQALTGAGGWPLTILMTPDKKPFFAGTYFAKNSGGGRVGLIDVLDYTSEKWKNEKEKILTSAEELYTVVSSHYGGKDQETVFKKEGLLEEVRYADARKQTKDDIMVWGKQMIEKGYEMLAKTFDPKFGGFGHAPKFPSPHTLGFLMRCHLDRPDQNALEMVRKTLDLMADGGIYDQIGYGFSRYSTDRFWLVPHFEKMLYDNATLAYTYLEAYQLTHEQRYGQVAREIFSYVLREMCSPEGGFYSAEDADSEGEEGKYYIWTYQEVMETLTAELLRIQENRASLDQPDGRDIFQSQFAHPDVLPGLYCEAYQITKEGNFEGKNILNRLFSDWRDLARKASIPFDEFVRAIRYCNTILLRVRERRVRPIRDDKILVSWNGLMIAALAKGAQVLSFPDQTFAVHENASLYLTQAEKAANFIDDNMRSSDGRLFARYRHGEAQYPAYLDDYAFYIFGLLELYTACGKPVYLQRAIELQQQQENLFRDTEKGGYFFTGKDSEELLFRPKEVYDGALPSGNSLAVLNLTKLWKMTGDNKWKNIAEGNIQSFHAEMKEYPAGHLAFLRSIQHYISDGDELILGGALNNEVLNKMKEVFFRDFRPYAVLLYHEGTVQELVPELAGYPQQEKAAAYLCRNFSCLNPVFSVEELQHVLRS; encoded by the coding sequence ATGTCTGCTGCTAAAAACGGAGTATCCAATAGATTGATCCATGAAAAATCCCCTTATCTCCTTCAGCACGCTCATAATCCAGTAGACTGGTACCCGTGGGGCATCGAAGCATTCGAAAAAGCCGCAAAGGAAAATAAGCCGGTGTTTTTAAGTATCGGTTATTCTACTTGCCACTGGTGCCATGTGATGGAAAGGGAATCTTTTGAAGACAAGGAGGTTGCGGAAAAACTCAATAAGAGTTTTATCGCCGTAAAGGTTGACAGAGAGGAACGACCGGATATTGACCACACCTATATGACATTTTGTCAGGCTTTGACGGGAGCCGGAGGCTGGCCATTAACAATTTTGATGACACCGGATAAAAAGCCCTTTTTTGCCGGTACCTATTTTGCCAAGAATTCCGGAGGCGGAAGGGTGGGTCTCATTGATGTTTTGGATTATACCTCGGAAAAATGGAAAAACGAAAAGGAAAAAATCCTCACTTCCGCAGAAGAATTGTATACAGTGGTGAGCAGTCATTATGGAGGCAAAGATCAGGAAACTGTCTTCAAAAAAGAAGGATTGCTCGAAGAAGTCAGGTATGCCGATGCTCGTAAGCAGACAAAGGACGACATTATGGTTTGGGGAAAACAGATGATTGAAAAAGGGTATGAAATGCTTGCCAAAACTTTTGACCCTAAGTTTGGCGGATTTGGTCATGCACCGAAATTTCCTTCCCCGCATACTTTGGGATTCCTCATGCGCTGCCACCTGGACCGTCCTGATCAAAATGCCTTGGAAATGGTCAGGAAAACCCTTGATCTGATGGCCGACGGAGGGATATACGATCAGATCGGCTATGGTTTTTCAAGATACAGCACCGATCGTTTTTGGCTTGTTCCTCATTTTGAAAAGATGCTTTATGATAATGCCACATTAGCTTATACTTACTTGGAAGCTTATCAGCTTACGCATGAACAAAGATATGGGCAGGTTGCCCGCGAAATTTTTTCTTACGTCCTGAGAGAGATGTGCTCACCTGAAGGCGGTTTTTATAGTGCGGAAGATGCTGATTCTGAAGGGGAAGAAGGCAAGTACTATATCTGGACATATCAAGAGGTCATGGAAACATTAACAGCCGAATTATTGCGAATCCAAGAAAACCGGGCATCTTTAGACCAGCCGGACGGCAGAGACATTTTTCAGAGCCAGTTTGCACATCCTGACGTTTTGCCGGGTCTTTATTGCGAAGCTTATCAGATCACGAAGGAAGGGAATTTCGAGGGGAAAAACATTTTGAACCGCCTTTTTAGTGACTGGCGGGACCTGGCCCGAAAAGCCAGCATCCCCTTTGATGAATTTGTACGGGCTATCCGTTATTGCAATACGATTCTTCTGCGGGTCAGAGAAAGAAGAGTACGTCCAATCCGGGATGACAAGATATTGGTTTCCTGGAACGGGCTAATGATTGCGGCACTGGCCAAAGGCGCACAGGTATTATCCTTCCCGGATCAAACCTTCGCTGTTCATGAGAATGCATCCCTATACTTAACTCAGGCTGAAAAAGCGGCAAATTTTATTGATGACAATATGCGTTCCTCCGATGGCAGGCTTTTTGCCAGGTATCGTCATGGTGAAGCGCAGTATCCGGCATATCTCGATGATTATGCTTTTTATATTTTTGGGCTCTTGGAGCTTTACACAGCGTGTGGAAAACCGGTTTACCTGCAAAGGGCGATTGAACTCCAACAGCAACAGGAGAACCTGTTCAGGGATACAGAAAAAGGAGGATATTTTTTTACGGGAAAAGACAGCGAAGAACTGCTTTTCCGGCCCAAAGAAGTTTATGACGGAGCTCTGCCGTCAGGGAATTCTCTGGCCGTCTTAAACCTGACAAAATTATGGAAAATGACAGGGGACAATAAATGGAAAAATATTGCCGAGGGCAATATTCAAAGCTTTCATGCTGAAATGAAGGAATACCCGGCAGGACATTTAGCGTTCTTGCGGAGTATCCAGCATTATATCAGTGATGGAGATGAACTGATTTTAGGAGGGGCTCTGAACAATGAGGTCCTGAACAAAATGAAAGAAGTATTTTTCAGGGATTTCAGGCCTTATGCAGTGTTGTTATATCATGAAGGTACAGTTCAGGAACTGGTTCCGGAATTGGCCGGTTATCCGCAACAAGAAAAAGCAGCTGCTTACCTTTGCCGGAATTTCAGTTGTCTCAATCCAGTCTTTTCAGTTGAAGAACTCCAGCATGTTCTCCGGAGCTAG